One genomic region from Capra hircus breed San Clemente chromosome 18, ASM170441v1, whole genome shotgun sequence encodes:
- the ZNF829 gene encoding zinc finger protein 829 isoform X2: protein MIDRELTRGLCSDLESMCETKLLSLKKRHFSQVIFTHEDLPTFFQPTFLIPHQKTINEEKSCECKICGKAFNQNSQFIQHQRIHSAEKNYECKECGKSFSRGSLVTRHQRIHTGEKPYECKECGKAFSCSSYFSQHQRIHTGEKPYECKECGKTFNYCSNLIDHQRIHTGEKPYECKVCGKAFTKSSQLFPHLRIHTGEKPYECKECGKAFTQHSRLIQHHRMHTGEKPYECKECGKAFSSASTLTNHHRIHTGKKLYECKECGKAFIQSSELIQHQRIHTGEKPYECNECGKAFNKGSNLTRHQRIHTGEKPYDCKECGKSFGSRSDLIRHEGTHNG from the coding sequence atCTGGAATCCATGTGTGAGACCAAGTTATTATCTCTAAAGAAGAGACATTTTAGTCAAGTAATATTTACCCATGAAGACCTACCCACTTTTTTTCAGCCAACATTTCTCATTCCACATCAAAAAACTATTAATGAAGAGAAATCTTGTGAATGTAAAATATGTGGAAAGGCCTTTAATCAAAACTCACAGTTTATTCAACATCAAAGAATTCATTCTGCTGAAAAAAACTATGAATGTAAGGAGTGTGGGAAATCCTTTAGTCGTGGCTCACTTGTTACTCGACATCAGAGGATTCACACTGGTGaaaaaccctatgaatgtaaagaatgtggcaAGGCTTTTAGTTGTAGTTCGTATTTTTCTCAACATCAGAGGATTCACACTggtgagaaaccctatgaatgtaaggaatgtggaaaGACCTTTAATTATTGCTCAAACCTTATTgatcatcagagaattcacactggtgaaaaaccctatgaatgtaaagTATGTGGAAAAGCCTTTACTAAGAGTTCACAACTTTTTCCACACCTgagaattcatactggtgagaaaccttatgaatgtaaggaatgtgggaaagcctttactCAACATTCAAGGCTTATTCAGCATCACAGAATGCACACTGGTGAGAAACCTTATGAGTGTAAggaatgtgggaaggcctttagTAGTGCCTCAACACTTACTAACCATCACAGAATTCACACTGGCAAGAAACTCtatgaatgtaaagaatgtggaaaggCCTTTATTCAGAGCTCAGAACTTATTCAACATCAGAGAATCCATACAGGTGAAAAACCATATGAATGTAATGAGTGTGGAAAGGCTTTTAATAAAGGCTCAAACCTTACTCGTCATCAAAGAATTCACACTGGTGAGAAACCTTATGACTGTAAAGAATGTGGGAAGTCCTTTGGTAGTCGCTCTGACCTCATCCGCCATGAAGGAACTCATAATGGATAA